The genomic region GGGTTCCCCAAATCGCCAGGTCTCGGGTTGCTAAAGAGGAGTCGGGCTCCAAAAATAATCCGACCATAGTAGGCGTGACAGCAAGGCAGACTAGAGAGAGAATCAGGGCGTAGCCTGAGGCCAAGAAAAGACCTGAGAATACTGAATCTGAAGCAGAGTCCAGATCACGGGCACCGACAAAGCGTCCTGCTAGACTCATGGTACCAATCTCTAGGCCAATCACTGGAATGAAAAGAGTTTGAAACCAGGTAAATATGACTGTGATGGCTGTAGATACTTCTACTCCGTAGGACTGAAAGGCTAGGATCGTTAGATCAATCGCAAAAATTAACAGAGTGATTCTCAAACCACTGGCAAATCCAAAGCGGACGAGCTTTTTTAGGATTACCATATCCAACTGGAAGCTCTTCAGAAGTTGATACTTTGAAAATTGGATCTGTTTAAAGTAAACAACGCACAGCGTGATTAAGCCAACGAACCAGGCGAACAGGGTTCCATATCCAGCCCCCATAATGCCCATTGCAGGGAAGCCCAACTTTCCAAAAATTAAGATGTAGTTTGCACAGACGTTAGCAATGGCCATCACAAAGGTAGACAATAGTACAACTCTGGTTTTACCAAGCCCTCCAAAATAGCCGTTAAAGCTTTGCCGAAACAGATCCAGCACATTACCAGCCATCAAGATTGTGAGGTAAATCTGAGCCTGCGCCATTTCTTCTTCGGAAAGCCCAGCTGTTGCGAGCACCCATCTTCCAACAGGAATTAGGATCAAGATGATTGGTGTACTCAGGCAGCTAAAAATAATCGTCTGGGTAAGGACCTTAGGGCAGTTTGGATGTTTCCCAGCACCCAAATATTGGGCGACCAAGGCTGTGCTGAAGCCGATGATGCCAATGAAGAAAGATGTGAAGGCAAAAGATGTGAAGCCTCCACTCAAACAAGCGTTCATTGCCTCTGCACTGACATGCTTGAGGTAGAGCCTGTCGATGAACATCAACATTGCTACTGTTGATGTGGAGATCATGAGTGGAAGGGCAATGTCCATCATCGGCTTGATCCCACCAGGACCTTGGAGCGACTGTAGTAATTTAATTGTGAGTACCTCTCAAAAATTGATGCGCTGCATGATTATGATTCATATGCAAACATTGCAGATCTCTCCACTTAATTGGATGGAAGATATTGATTTCCTCGCATTCTGACCAAATAGGTTTTCGAAATTTATAGAATTTTAAAATAAAGTTATATCAAATCTTTAAGTGTGATTAGGATCTATTGTGAATTTTGATTTCTAGCAAAACTAAATTTTTTAGGTGAAAATTCATTGTTATATTTCCATTGGCTTCACGGTAAGAACTGTCCAGACAAACTGG from SAR324 cluster bacterium harbors:
- a CDS encoding MATE family efflux transporter encodes the protein MMDIALPLMISTSTVAMLMFIDRLYLKHVSAEAMNACLSGGFTSFAFTSFFIGIIGFSTALVAQYLGAGKHPNCPKVLTQTIIFSCLSTPIILILIPVGRWVLATAGLSEEEMAQAQIYLTILMAGNVLDLFRQSFNGYFGGLGKTRVVLLSTFVMAIANVCANYILIFGKLGFPAMGIMGAGYGTLFAWFVGLITLCVVYFKQIQFSKYQLLKSFQLDMVILKKLVRFGFASGLRITLLIFAIDLTILAFQSYGVEVSTAITVIFTWFQTLFIPVIGLEIGTMSLAGRFVGARDLDSASDSVFSGLFLASGYALILSLVCLAVTPTMVGLFLEPDSSLATRDLAIWGTQLNAIMMFILAWSSILGGALRGAGDTYGVMVISAGFWWLQYALVVILIHMFGLYPDEVLTIHVLSSPLLLIAMVMRFRSGTWQKFELAI